The following are encoded together in the Raineyella sp. LH-20 genome:
- a CDS encoding NAD(P)/FAD-dependent oxidoreductase, whose translation MNQGPHVVVIGAGFAGIQASRALAREGCRVTLVDRHPYNTFQPLLYQVATGGLNPGDITYSLRNFAGKNPGVRFVCGNVGGIDPAARTVSLDDGREIGYDYLVLGFGVTANFFGLPGVAEHALPMYTRAQALACRDAVFGRLEHYAALPEEQRAATDLHIVVVGGGATGVEMAGSLAEMRSTGVPNMYPELDRKRIRVHLIEAGPVLLGPFRHDLQEYTYDEMVKRDVDVRLGTSVAEIEDGRVVLSGGEVIESEIVIWGAGVAAFDWVRSLGFELGRGGRIVVDQMLRVKGQDRIFAAGDCSIIEDQALPQLAQPAMQMGVHIAGQIAALARGDKLERFEYWDKGTMATIGRNAAVAEVAVPGRNKPVAFTGFIAWVAWVAVHLFMLLGGRNRVGAMINLGFRYIAWGANTWNIVGDLVAPRRPATGRSRTED comes from the coding sequence GTGAACCAAGGGCCACATGTCGTCGTCATCGGTGCCGGTTTCGCCGGGATCCAGGCCTCGCGGGCACTGGCCCGTGAAGGCTGCCGGGTCACCCTCGTGGACCGGCACCCGTACAACACGTTCCAGCCGTTGCTCTACCAGGTCGCGACCGGCGGTCTGAACCCGGGCGACATCACCTACTCGTTGCGCAACTTCGCCGGCAAGAACCCTGGCGTACGGTTCGTCTGCGGCAACGTCGGCGGCATCGATCCAGCGGCCCGGACGGTCTCCCTGGACGACGGCCGGGAGATCGGCTACGACTACCTGGTCCTCGGCTTCGGGGTGACCGCGAACTTCTTCGGCCTGCCCGGCGTGGCCGAGCATGCGCTGCCGATGTACACCCGTGCCCAGGCCCTGGCCTGCCGCGACGCCGTCTTCGGACGACTCGAGCACTACGCGGCCCTGCCGGAGGAGCAGCGGGCCGCGACGGACCTGCACATCGTGGTGGTCGGTGGCGGCGCGACCGGCGTGGAGATGGCCGGTTCGCTGGCGGAGATGCGCTCCACCGGCGTCCCGAACATGTATCCCGAGCTGGACCGCAAGCGGATCAGGGTGCATCTGATCGAGGCCGGGCCGGTGCTGCTCGGCCCGTTCCGGCACGATCTGCAGGAGTACACGTACGACGAGATGGTGAAGCGGGACGTCGACGTACGTCTCGGCACCTCGGTGGCCGAGATCGAGGACGGCCGGGTCGTCCTCAGCGGCGGCGAGGTGATCGAGAGTGAGATCGTCATCTGGGGCGCCGGTGTGGCCGCGTTCGACTGGGTGCGGTCCCTCGGCTTCGAGCTGGGGCGCGGTGGCCGGATCGTCGTCGACCAGATGCTGCGGGTGAAGGGCCAGGACCGGATCTTCGCCGCCGGGGACTGCTCAATCATCGAGGACCAGGCGCTGCCGCAGCTGGCCCAGCCGGCCATGCAGATGGGCGTCCACATCGCCGGCCAGATCGCCGCGCTGGCCCGCGGGGACAAGCTGGAGCGCTTCGAGTACTGGGACAAGGGCACGATGGCCACCATCGGTCGCAACGCGGCGGTGGCCGAGGTCGCCGTGCCCGGCCGCAACAAGCCGGTGGCCTTCACCGGTTTCATCGCGTGGGTCGCGTGGGTCGCGGTGCACCTGTTCATGCTGCTCGGGGGTCGCAACCGGGTGGGCGCGATGATCAACCTGGGCTTCCGCTACATCGCCTGGGGTGCGAACACCTGGAACATCGTCGGTGACCTGGTCGCCCCGCGGCGGCCCGCCACAGGACGTTCCCGCACTGAGGACTGA
- the purL gene encoding phosphoribosylformylglycinamidine synthase subunit PurL — translation MADTVKNAQETPDVEQPWAELGLKEDEYQRIREILGRRPTGCELAMYSVMWSEHCSYKSSKLHLKRFSVLPQTTPRGPLLAGIGDNAGVVDVGQGYAVTFKAESHNHPSYVEPHQGAATGVGGIVRDILAMGARPIGVMDALRFGPLDAPDTARVLPGVVSGVGDYGNCLGLPNIGGEVEFDASYAGNPLVNALCVGVLRHEDLKFAKATGVGNQVIMYGARTGGDGIGGASILASETFDEGGEGKRPAVQVGDPFMEKLLIECTLELFAAGVVTSIQDFGAAGLSCATSELASAGDGGMWVDMNAVQLRDHTLSPEEILMSESQERMMAVVHPDDVARFMEICAKWDVEAAVVGEVTDTGRLVIEWNGEVVVDVPPRTVAHEGPVYDRPQRPRADQARIEADTTASLARPANGEELGRTVLQLIGSPNQADKSWVTDQYDRYVRGNSVLAQPEDSGMLRIDEDSNLGIALSTDANGRFTWLNPYLGAQLSLAEAYRNVAVTGATPVAITDCLNYGSPEDPEVMWSFVESIKGLVDGCATLGTPVTGGNVSFYNQTGDTAILPTPLIGVLGVIDDISRHTRMGFRTPGDEVWQLGVTHEELDGSAWAGVVHQHLGGVPPRVDFAAEQQLAGLLAAAAREGLLTSAHDLSEGGLAVGLVESALRHDVGVRVRLEGDPFVGLFSESVARAVVSVTPGKAGRLAQLATEYGLAAGRIGEVTEDAAFEVEGQFRLGLDEIRAAWTAPIPAALA, via the coding sequence GTGGCCGACACTGTGAAGAACGCGCAGGAGACCCCCGACGTCGAGCAGCCCTGGGCTGAGCTCGGGCTGAAGGAGGACGAGTACCAGCGCATCCGCGAGATCCTCGGACGCCGCCCCACCGGGTGTGAGCTGGCGATGTACTCCGTCATGTGGTCGGAGCATTGCTCGTACAAGTCCTCCAAGCTGCACCTCAAGCGGTTCTCCGTCCTGCCCCAGACGACGCCCCGCGGGCCGCTGCTCGCCGGCATCGGCGACAACGCCGGGGTGGTCGATGTCGGCCAGGGCTATGCGGTCACCTTCAAGGCGGAGTCGCACAACCACCCGTCGTACGTCGAGCCGCACCAGGGCGCCGCGACCGGTGTCGGCGGCATCGTCCGTGACATCCTCGCGATGGGCGCCCGGCCGATCGGCGTGATGGACGCGCTGCGCTTCGGCCCGCTGGACGCCCCGGACACCGCACGGGTGCTGCCCGGCGTCGTCTCCGGCGTCGGCGACTACGGCAACTGCCTCGGCCTGCCGAACATCGGCGGCGAGGTGGAGTTCGACGCCTCGTACGCCGGCAACCCGCTGGTCAATGCGCTGTGTGTCGGCGTGCTGCGTCACGAGGATCTGAAGTTCGCCAAGGCCACCGGCGTCGGCAACCAGGTCATCATGTACGGCGCCCGCACCGGCGGCGACGGCATCGGCGGTGCGTCGATCCTCGCGTCGGAGACCTTCGACGAGGGCGGCGAGGGCAAGCGTCCGGCCGTCCAGGTCGGCGACCCGTTCATGGAGAAGCTGCTGATCGAGTGCACCCTCGAACTCTTCGCTGCCGGCGTCGTCACCTCGATCCAGGACTTCGGCGCTGCGGGCCTGTCCTGCGCCACCTCCGAGCTCGCTTCCGCCGGGGATGGCGGCATGTGGGTCGACATGAACGCGGTCCAGCTGCGCGACCACACGCTGTCGCCCGAAGAGATCCTGATGAGCGAGTCGCAGGAGCGGATGATGGCCGTCGTCCACCCCGACGACGTCGCCCGATTCATGGAGATCTGCGCCAAGTGGGATGTCGAGGCCGCGGTGGTCGGTGAGGTCACCGACACCGGCCGGCTGGTCATCGAGTGGAACGGTGAGGTCGTCGTCGACGTCCCGCCGCGCACCGTCGCCCACGAGGGCCCGGTCTACGACCGACCGCAGCGGCCGCGTGCCGACCAGGCCCGGATCGAGGCCGACACCACCGCGTCGCTGGCCCGCCCGGCGAACGGCGAGGAACTGGGGCGTACGGTCCTGCAGCTGATCGGCTCGCCCAACCAGGCCGACAAGTCCTGGGTGACCGACCAGTACGACCGCTACGTCCGCGGCAACTCGGTGCTCGCCCAGCCGGAGGACTCCGGCATGCTGCGGATCGACGAGGACAGCAACCTCGGGATCGCCCTGTCGACCGACGCCAACGGCCGGTTCACCTGGCTCAACCCCTACCTCGGCGCCCAGCTGTCCCTCGCCGAGGCCTATCGCAACGTCGCTGTCACCGGTGCCACCCCGGTCGCCATCACCGACTGCCTCAACTACGGTTCGCCGGAGGACCCGGAGGTGATGTGGTCCTTCGTGGAGTCCATCAAGGGCCTCGTCGACGGCTGCGCCACGCTGGGCACCCCGGTGACCGGCGGCAACGTCAGCTTCTACAACCAGACCGGCGACACCGCGATCCTGCCCACGCCGCTGATCGGCGTGCTCGGTGTGATCGACGACATCTCCCGGCACACCCGGATGGGCTTCCGTACGCCGGGTGACGAGGTCTGGCAGCTCGGCGTGACCCACGAGGAACTGGACGGCTCCGCCTGGGCCGGGGTGGTGCACCAGCACCTCGGTGGCGTGCCGCCGCGGGTCGACTTCGCCGCCGAGCAGCAGCTCGCCGGACTGTTGGCCGCCGCTGCCCGCGAGGGCTTGTTGACCAGTGCCCACGATCTGTCCGAGGGCGGCCTTGCGGTCGGCCTGGTCGAGTCCGCTCTGCGTCACGATGTCGGCGTACGGGTGCGGCTCGAGGGCGACCCGTTCGTCGGGCTGTTCTCCGAGTCGGTGGCCCGCGCCGTCGTCTCCGTCACGCCGGGGAAGGCCGGTCGGCTGGCCCAGCTGGCCACCGAGTACGGGCTCGCCGCGGGCCGGATCGGTGAGGTCACCGAGGACGCCGCGTTCGAGGTCGAGGGGCAGTTCCGGCTCGGTCTGGACGAGATCCGCGCCGCCTGGACCGCGCCGATCCCGGCGGCGCTGGCCTGA
- a CDS encoding dipeptidase: MTEAPDTLAQTRDALADRIDELLPGVLDDLARLVAIPSVSADPAHAADVRTSAETVAALLTDAGCPDVRIVRAGGGPAILARYPAPEGAPTVCLYAHHDVQPTGDVALWTSAPFTATRRGERLFGRGTSDDKAGIAVHLAALRAFDGRPPVGVTLFIEGEEEVGSPTLRTLLEQHREELAADAYVIADSGNWAVGVPAFTTTLRGVLDCVVTVRTLDHALHSGQYGGVAPDALTTLCRLLATLHDEVGNVAVEGLVSRPGPGLDYPADRLAEESGVLPGVSYLGDGPVTDRLWTRPAVSVIGIDAASVAGASNTLAPSARAKISLRLAPGQDPTAAMDALVAHLESHAPWGARVEVVRGEMGAPGEAPLEGPYADAAVAAFTAAWGIEPVTIGQGGSIPMVADFQQLFPEATVLVTAVEDPDCRAHGIDESLHVGDFRHACLSETLLLATLGASGR, from the coding sequence ATGACCGAAGCCCCCGACACGCTTGCCCAGACCCGTGATGCCCTCGCCGACCGTATCGACGAGTTGTTGCCCGGGGTGCTCGATGACCTGGCGCGGTTGGTGGCGATCCCGTCGGTCAGCGCCGACCCGGCGCACGCCGCGGACGTCCGCACGAGCGCGGAGACGGTCGCCGCATTGCTGACCGACGCCGGCTGCCCCGATGTCCGGATCGTCCGCGCCGGCGGCGGCCCGGCGATCCTCGCGCGCTACCCGGCGCCGGAGGGTGCACCGACCGTCTGCCTCTACGCACACCACGATGTCCAGCCGACCGGCGACGTCGCGCTGTGGACCTCCGCACCGTTCACCGCGACCCGGCGTGGTGAACGGCTGTTCGGCCGCGGCACCTCCGACGACAAGGCCGGCATCGCCGTCCACCTGGCCGCCCTGCGGGCGTTCGATGGTCGGCCGCCGGTCGGCGTGACGCTGTTCATCGAGGGCGAGGAGGAGGTCGGCTCACCGACCCTGCGGACGCTGCTGGAACAGCATCGCGAGGAGCTCGCCGCCGATGCGTACGTCATCGCGGACTCCGGCAACTGGGCCGTCGGCGTCCCTGCCTTCACGACCACCCTGCGCGGCGTGCTCGACTGTGTCGTCACCGTACGCACCCTCGACCACGCGCTGCACTCCGGGCAGTACGGCGGAGTCGCGCCGGACGCTCTGACCACACTGTGCCGGTTGCTCGCCACCCTGCACGACGAGGTCGGCAATGTCGCCGTCGAGGGTCTCGTCTCCCGTCCCGGCCCCGGTCTCGACTATCCCGCCGACAGGCTGGCCGAGGAGAGCGGCGTGCTGCCGGGTGTCTCCTACCTCGGCGACGGACCGGTCACCGACCGGTTGTGGACCCGCCCGGCCGTCTCGGTGATCGGGATCGACGCCGCCTCCGTCGCCGGCGCCTCCAACACGCTGGCGCCGAGCGCCCGCGCCAAGATCAGCCTCCGGCTGGCCCCGGGCCAGGACCCGACGGCGGCAATGGACGCCCTGGTCGCGCACCTCGAGTCGCACGCCCCGTGGGGCGCCCGGGTGGAGGTGGTCCGTGGCGAGATGGGCGCGCCCGGTGAGGCGCCTCTGGAGGGGCCGTACGCGGACGCCGCCGTCGCCGCCTTCACCGCGGCCTGGGGCATCGAGCCGGTGACCATCGGCCAGGGCGGCTCCATCCCGATGGTGGCCGACTTCCAGCAGCTCTTCCCGGAGGCGACCGTGCTGGTCACCGCCGTGGAGGATCCGGACTGCCGGGCGCACGGCATCGACGAGTCGCTGCATGTGGGCGACTTCCGCCACGCCTGCCTCTCCGAGACGCTGTTGCTGGCCACTCTGGGGGCGTCCGGCCGCTGA
- a CDS encoding alpha/beta hydrolase, with translation MIAPRGVPAVWRPDVLDGFSRTDIPLLPGSTLVAGESDTPIGGVLVRRDPPGDERPAVLYLHGWNDYFFQTHLADFWAGLGYAFYALDLRRYGRALQPGQYFGYITDLGDYAREIDGAVATIRSAGHDRIVLMGHSTGGLTGALYADSHPGVFEAVVLNSPWLELSGNAVLRQLVTGLVTGAARMAPTTVLPMTDQGFYRRTILASEGGEWDFDTAWKRSPAPIRLGWGRAIVRGHEQVAAGLDIAAPVIVLCSDHSATGLTWTDEMERADTVLDADGIARRAPYLGRHVTVVRIHDGLHDLTLSPAPVRAAFFRALGTWVAAYCGL, from the coding sequence GTGATCGCCCCCAGGGGGGTCCCTGCGGTCTGGCGCCCGGACGTCCTCGACGGTTTCTCCCGCACCGACATCCCGTTGTTGCCGGGCAGCACCTTGGTCGCCGGCGAGTCGGACACCCCCATCGGGGGTGTCCTCGTACGTCGCGATCCTCCGGGTGACGAGCGGCCGGCGGTGCTGTACCTGCACGGCTGGAACGACTACTTCTTCCAGACCCACCTGGCCGATTTCTGGGCGGGACTGGGATACGCCTTCTATGCCTTGGACCTGCGCCGCTACGGCCGGGCGCTGCAGCCGGGACAGTACTTCGGCTACATCACCGATCTGGGGGACTACGCCCGGGAGATCGACGGGGCGGTGGCGACCATCCGGTCGGCGGGACACGACCGGATCGTGTTGATGGGGCACTCCACCGGCGGCCTCACCGGCGCGCTCTACGCGGACTCCCATCCGGGGGTCTTCGAGGCGGTCGTGCTGAATTCGCCGTGGCTGGAGCTCTCCGGCAACGCCGTGCTGCGCCAGCTGGTGACCGGGCTCGTCACGGGCGCGGCGCGGATGGCTCCCACCACCGTCCTGCCGATGACGGACCAGGGCTTCTACCGTCGGACCATCCTGGCCTCGGAGGGCGGGGAGTGGGACTTCGACACCGCCTGGAAGCGTTCACCCGCTCCGATCCGGCTCGGCTGGGGGCGGGCGATCGTCCGCGGTCACGAGCAGGTCGCCGCCGGTCTCGACATCGCGGCACCGGTGATCGTGCTCTGCTCCGACCACTCCGCCACCGGGCTGACCTGGACCGACGAGATGGAGCGGGCCGACACCGTGCTGGACGCCGACGGCATCGCCCGTCGCGCCCCGTACCTGGGCCGGCACGTGACGGTGGTCCGGATCCACGACGGCCTGCACGATCTGACCCTCTCCCCGGCGCCGGTGCGGGCCGCGTTCTTCCGCGCCCTCGGGACGTGGGTGGCCGCCTACTGTGGCCTGTGA
- the purM gene encoding phosphoribosylformylglycinamidine cyclo-ligase, whose protein sequence is MTQERTSSDAAAAGAVLSDPAPSAYAAAGVDIEAGERAVELMKASVAATRRPEVLGGLGGFAGFFDASALAGYRRPVLATSTDGVGTKVAVAQAMDRHDTIGQDLIGMLVDDLVVVGAEPLFVTDYIACGRVVPERIAAIVAGIARGCELAGASLLGGETAEHPGLLGPDEYDIAGATTGVVEYDRILGPERVRPGDVVIAMRSSGLHSNGYSLVRHVLLEQAGWALDREVPELGGALGDELLVPTRIYARDCLALAEATEVHAMSHITGGGLANNLARVIPDHLTVRIDRATWTPQPIFGLVQQVGRISQPDIEATLNMGVGMMALVPASGVEVTLATLRARGVDSWACGEVRTASSDDGGTVILEGRHAA, encoded by the coding sequence ATGACCCAGGAACGGACCAGCTCTGATGCCGCTGCGGCCGGGGCGGTGCTGAGCGATCCCGCTCCCTCCGCGTACGCCGCCGCCGGCGTCGACATCGAGGCGGGTGAGCGTGCCGTCGAGCTGATGAAGGCCTCGGTGGCGGCGACCCGACGCCCCGAGGTGCTCGGTGGGCTGGGTGGTTTCGCCGGCTTCTTCGACGCCTCGGCCCTGGCCGGCTACCGCCGCCCGGTGCTCGCCACCTCGACCGACGGGGTCGGCACCAAGGTCGCCGTCGCTCAGGCGATGGACCGGCACGACACCATCGGCCAGGACCTGATCGGCATGCTCGTCGACGATCTGGTGGTCGTCGGCGCCGAGCCGCTGTTCGTCACCGACTACATCGCCTGCGGCCGGGTCGTTCCCGAGCGGATCGCCGCGATCGTCGCCGGCATCGCCCGGGGCTGCGAACTGGCCGGTGCGTCCCTGCTCGGTGGGGAGACCGCTGAGCACCCGGGCCTGCTCGGCCCCGACGAGTACGACATCGCCGGCGCCACCACCGGGGTGGTCGAGTACGACCGGATCCTCGGCCCGGAGCGGGTCCGCCCGGGCGACGTGGTCATCGCCATGCGGTCGTCCGGCCTGCACTCCAACGGGTACTCGCTGGTCCGGCATGTGCTGCTCGAGCAGGCCGGCTGGGCACTGGACCGTGAGGTGCCCGAACTCGGCGGTGCGCTGGGCGACGAACTGCTGGTGCCGACCAGGATCTACGCCCGCGACTGCCTCGCCCTGGCCGAGGCCACCGAGGTGCACGCGATGAGCCACATCACCGGCGGCGGCCTGGCCAACAACCTGGCCCGGGTCATCCCCGACCACCTCACCGTCCGGATCGACCGGGCGACCTGGACCCCGCAGCCGATCTTCGGCCTGGTCCAGCAGGTGGGCCGGATCTCCCAGCCCGACATCGAGGCCACTCTCAACATGGGCGTCGGCATGATGGCCCTTGTCCCGGCCTCCGGGGTCGAGGTGACACTGGCCACCCTGCGGGCCCGTGGGGTGGATTCCTGGGCCTGTGGAGAGGTCCGTACGGCCTCCTCGGACGACGGTGGGACGGTGATCCTCGAGGGACGACACGCGGCCTGA
- the purF gene encoding amidophosphoribosyltransferase encodes MPRPDGRLTAELDPLEKSPQDECGVFGVWAPGEDVSKLAYYGLYALQHRGQESAGIAVSDGERIMVFKDMGLVSQVFDEGTLNSLTGDLAIGHARYSTTGASVWSNAQPTFRATSTYGITLAHNGNLTNTDDLEAWLHERRPAEEVPHKNTMDSTNDTSIVTALMATYDDLPLGSAALQVLPHLRGAFSLVFMDEKTLYAARDPQGFRPLCLGRLERGWVVASETCALDIVGASFVREVEPGECIAIDADGLRSTRFAETRRKGCVFEYVYIARPDSTIYGRSVHAARVEVGRTLAREHPVEADLVMPVPASGVPAAIGYAQESGIRYAEGLVKNNYVGRTFIQPSQTIRQLGIRLKLNPLRHVIEGKRLVVVDDSIVRGNTQRALIRMLREAGAAEIHVRISSPPVRWPCFFGIDFATRAELIASGLNVEEICRSIGADSLGYVSLDGLVAATERPGDSLCRACFDGIYPVEPPPHALGILGDGFVAPPSSQPPLIGGSGDPLVPVSTEPAGLGVAAADSAEDR; translated from the coding sequence GTGCCACGTCCTGATGGTCGGCTGACCGCCGAGCTCGACCCCCTGGAGAAGTCCCCGCAGGACGAATGCGGCGTGTTCGGCGTCTGGGCGCCGGGCGAGGATGTCTCGAAGCTGGCCTATTACGGCCTCTACGCCCTGCAGCACCGCGGCCAGGAGTCGGCCGGGATCGCCGTCTCCGACGGCGAGCGGATCATGGTGTTCAAGGACATGGGCCTGGTCTCCCAGGTGTTCGACGAGGGCACGCTGAACTCGCTGACCGGCGACCTCGCCATCGGCCACGCCCGCTACTCGACGACCGGTGCCAGCGTCTGGAGCAACGCCCAGCCGACCTTCCGGGCCACCTCGACGTACGGCATCACCCTCGCCCACAACGGCAACCTCACCAACACCGACGACCTCGAGGCGTGGCTGCACGAGCGCCGGCCGGCCGAGGAGGTGCCGCACAAGAACACGATGGACTCCACCAACGACACCTCGATCGTGACCGCCCTGATGGCGACGTACGACGACCTGCCGTTGGGGAGTGCGGCGCTGCAGGTGCTGCCGCACCTGCGGGGTGCCTTCTCGCTGGTCTTCATGGACGAGAAGACCCTCTACGCCGCCCGCGACCCGCAGGGCTTCCGCCCGCTGTGCCTGGGCCGGCTGGAGCGCGGCTGGGTCGTCGCCTCGGAGACCTGCGCCCTGGACATCGTCGGCGCCTCCTTCGTCCGCGAGGTCGAGCCGGGTGAGTGCATCGCCATCGACGCCGACGGGCTGCGGTCCACCCGGTTCGCCGAGACCCGACGCAAGGGCTGCGTCTTCGAGTACGTCTACATTGCCCGGCCCGACTCCACCATCTACGGCCGCTCGGTGCACGCCGCGCGGGTCGAGGTGGGCCGTACGTTGGCCCGTGAACATCCGGTCGAGGCGGATCTGGTGATGCCGGTGCCCGCCTCGGGGGTGCCGGCCGCGATCGGCTACGCCCAGGAGTCCGGCATCCGCTACGCCGAGGGACTGGTCAAGAACAACTACGTCGGGCGTACGTTCATCCAGCCCTCCCAGACGATCCGCCAGCTCGGTATCCGGCTCAAGCTCAACCCGCTGCGCCACGTCATCGAGGGCAAACGGCTGGTCGTCGTCGACGATTCCATCGTCCGGGGCAACACCCAGCGGGCGCTGATCCGGATGCTGCGGGAGGCCGGGGCGGCCGAGATCCACGTACGGATCTCCTCCCCGCCGGTCCGCTGGCCCTGCTTCTTCGGCATCGACTTCGCCACCCGCGCCGAGCTCATCGCCTCGGGCCTGAACGTCGAGGAGATCTGCCGCTCGATCGGCGCCGACTCCCTCGGCTACGTCAGCCTCGACGGACTGGTGGCGGCCACCGAGCGCCCGGGCGACAGCCTGTGTCGCGCCTGCTTCGACGGGATCTACCCGGTCGAGCCGCCGCCGCACGCCCTCGGCATCCTCGGCGACGGGTTCGTCGCCCCGCCGAGCAGCCAGCCGCCGCTGATCGGCGGCTCCGGCGACCCCCTCGTGCCCGTCAGCACCGAACCGGCCGGGCTGGGTGTCGCGGCCGCCGACTCCGCGGAGGACCGATGA
- a CDS encoding fructosamine kinase family protein — protein sequence MAHETFTKESATAPEGYFQVEAAGLRWLSLAGAGSARVVRVRSVEEGRIVLDNVPNARPSKVAAEAFGHALAHTHAAGAAAFGQGPDGWDGDGFIGVQTMTLRPEPTWGVFFAEQRVLPYAQAAHALGNLSDAGMRTIERIAARLADGVYDDGRPPARIHGDLWAGNVLWSPKGVVLIDPAAHGGHGLTDLAMLSLFGAPHIDVILDAYAESAHLADGWRGLIGLHQLHPLLVHAVTHSAAYGTQAVRLAERYL from the coding sequence ATGGCGCACGAGACGTTCACCAAGGAATCCGCGACGGCACCGGAAGGTTACTTCCAGGTCGAGGCCGCGGGTCTGAGGTGGCTCTCGCTCGCCGGCGCCGGGAGCGCCCGAGTGGTCCGCGTACGCTCCGTCGAGGAGGGCCGCATCGTCCTCGACAACGTGCCCAACGCCCGCCCGTCCAAGGTGGCCGCCGAGGCGTTCGGGCACGCTCTCGCCCACACCCACGCTGCCGGGGCCGCCGCCTTCGGACAGGGACCCGACGGCTGGGACGGCGACGGGTTCATCGGCGTCCAGACGATGACGTTGCGCCCCGAGCCGACCTGGGGCGTCTTCTTCGCCGAGCAGCGGGTGCTGCCGTACGCCCAGGCCGCCCACGCCCTCGGCAATCTCTCCGATGCCGGGATGCGGACCATCGAGCGGATCGCCGCACGGCTCGCCGACGGGGTGTACGACGACGGGCGGCCCCCGGCACGCATCCACGGCGACCTGTGGGCGGGCAACGTGCTCTGGTCGCCCAAGGGAGTGGTGCTGATCGATCCCGCCGCGCACGGCGGCCACGGGCTGACCGACCTGGCGATGCTCTCGCTGTTCGGCGCGCCGCACATCGACGTCATCCTCGACGCGTACGCCGAGAGCGCCCATCTTGCGGACGGCTGGCGAGGGCTGATCGGTCTCCACCAGCTGCATCCGCTGCTGGTGCACGCCGTGACCCACTCGGCCGCGTACGGCACTCAGGCGGTCCGGCTCGCCGAGCGTTACCTCTGA
- a CDS encoding benzoate/H(+) symporter BenE family transporter, whose protein sequence is MRTFRDHLSVSAIVAGFVAVAISYAGPLLVVLQAARAAGLSTELTGSWVWAISVGSGVACLLGSIVTRQPIMIAWSIPGAAVLMASLADYSLNEAIGAYIVCGLLSALLGATGLIGRLLAMVPKPITQAVLAGVLMPFAITVAGAVVSSPVVAGGIVVGYLVGRRFLARYAVFAAMVLGGILSVATGATGTFDVHPGITVPMLLIPHFTVGSILGIAVPLFIVTQAGQNAPGLIVMRASGFEPNDRLLLTGSGIASIVFAFFGAHALNLAAVTAAIATSSESHPDKHRRYVAGISTGVFYIIGGFLAMMIVGLFAAIPPAMLTALAGVALLAPTQNALHGTMQEGDCGPAVIEAALVTLVVSLSGIHPFGIVAAFWGLLAGIVTYAVLKRRRLRA, encoded by the coding sequence TTGCGCACATTCCGCGACCACCTGTCCGTCTCGGCGATCGTCGCCGGGTTCGTCGCCGTCGCGATCTCGTACGCCGGGCCGCTCCTCGTCGTCCTGCAGGCCGCCCGCGCCGCCGGTCTGTCCACCGAGCTGACCGGCTCGTGGGTCTGGGCGATCTCGGTCGGCTCCGGCGTCGCCTGCCTCCTCGGCAGCATCGTCACCCGGCAGCCGATCATGATCGCCTGGTCGATCCCTGGCGCCGCGGTGCTGATGGCCAGCCTCGCCGACTACTCGCTGAACGAGGCGATCGGCGCCTACATCGTCTGCGGCCTGCTCAGTGCGCTGCTCGGCGCCACCGGCCTGATCGGTCGGCTGCTCGCCATGGTGCCGAAGCCGATCACCCAGGCGGTGCTCGCCGGTGTGCTGATGCCGTTCGCCATCACCGTCGCCGGGGCGGTCGTCTCGAGTCCGGTGGTCGCCGGCGGGATCGTGGTCGGCTATCTGGTGGGGCGTCGCTTCCTGGCGCGGTACGCGGTGTTCGCCGCAATGGTGTTGGGCGGCATCCTCTCCGTCGCGACCGGTGCGACCGGCACCTTCGATGTCCATCCCGGCATCACCGTCCCGATGCTGCTGATCCCGCACTTCACCGTGGGATCGATCCTCGGCATCGCGGTGCCGCTGTTCATCGTCACCCAGGCCGGGCAGAACGCGCCGGGGCTGATCGTGATGCGCGCCTCCGGCTTCGAGCCGAACGACCGGCTGCTGCTCACCGGCTCCGGGATCGCGTCCATCGTCTTCGCCTTCTTCGGCGCGCACGCCCTCAACCTGGCGGCCGTCACCGCGGCCATCGCCACCAGCAGCGAATCGCACCCGGACAAGCACCGACGCTACGTCGCCGGGATCTCCACCGGTGTCTTCTACATCATCGGCGGCTTCCTCGCGATGATGATCGTCGGCCTGTTCGCGGCGATCCCGCCGGCGATGTTGACCGCCCTGGCCGGGGTTGCGCTGCTCGCGCCGACGCAGAACGCCCTGCACGGCACAATGCAGGAGGGTGACTGCGGGCCGGCGGTGATCGAGGCCGCGCTGGTCACGCTGGTGGTCTCGCTGTCCGGGATCCACCCGTTCGGGATCGTCGCCGCGTTCTGGGGCCTGCTGGCCGGGATCGTGACGTACGCCGTTCTCAAGCGCCGGCGGTTGCGTGCCTGA
- a CDS encoding DUF3073 domain-containing protein produces the protein MGRGRAKAKQTKVARELKYRSVDTDFSSLERELRGDSYHQDDDRSDSHDNDVPDAYADLAARYNVDEDDDYGGYGDMRKSG, from the coding sequence ATGGGGCGCGGCCGTGCAAAGGCAAAGCAGACCAAGGTTGCTCGCGAGTTGAAGTACCGTTCGGTTGACACGGACTTCTCCTCGCTGGAGCGTGAACTCCGAGGTGATTCGTACCATCAGGACGATGATCGGAGTGACTCCCACGACAACGATGTCCCGGACGCGTACGCGGACCTGGCGGCTCGTTACAACGTCGATGAGGACGATGACTACGGCGGCTACGGTGACATGCGGAAGTCGGGCTGA